A genomic stretch from Megalobrama amblycephala isolate DHTTF-2021 linkage group LG22, ASM1881202v1, whole genome shotgun sequence includes:
- the LOC125258280 gene encoding uncharacterized protein LOC125258280 isoform X1, with protein sequence MHFSNLLFIGIVTLGTSEFCSAGPLHAQCKVEWYFSLPCRSVYKALVTQIKKWRTTSTCAMGGEKCLYKLQSASVHFISAKHTTPVKRYVDDINFRLVSYGFFTHCHVSAMSVSETWYAVTDHGTNYCNLYNLMEGSGLTEAPGYKEITSDFLCTQRSSANCTVY encoded by the exons ATGCATTTCTCTAACTTGCTCTTTATTGGTATTGTGACATTAGGAACATCTGAATTCTGCTCCGCAGGACCTCTACACGCACAGTGCAAAGTCGAGTG GTATTTCAGCCTTCCTTGCAGGAGTGTGTATAAAGCTCTGGTCACACAGATTAAAAAATGGAGGACAACCTCGACCTGTGCCATGGGAGGAGAGAAGTGTCTCTACAAG TTGCAGTCTGCATCTGTGCACTTCATATCAGCCAAACACACAACGCCAGTCAAAAGATATGTTGATGACATCAACTTCAGACTCGTCTCCTATGGATTCTTTACACATTGCCATGTATCT GCCATGTCAGTGTCAGAGACCTGGTATGCTGTCACAGATCACGGCACCAACTATTGTAACCTCTACAACTTAATGGAAG GCAGTGGTCTTACTGAAGCTCCAGGATATAAAGAGATCACCAGTGACTTCCTGTGCACTCAACGCTCATCTGCTAACTGTACCGTCTACTAG
- the LOC125258280 gene encoding uncharacterized protein LOC125258280 isoform X2 has translation MHFSNLLFIGIVTLGTSEFCSAGPLHAQCKVEWYFSLPCRSVYKALVTQIKKWRTTSTCAMGGEKCLYKSASVHFISAKHTTPVKRYVDDINFRLVSYGFFTHCHVSAMSVSETWYAVTDHGTNYCNLYNLMEGSGLTEAPGYKEITSDFLCTQRSSANCTVY, from the exons ATGCATTTCTCTAACTTGCTCTTTATTGGTATTGTGACATTAGGAACATCTGAATTCTGCTCCGCAGGACCTCTACACGCACAGTGCAAAGTCGAGTG GTATTTCAGCCTTCCTTGCAGGAGTGTGTATAAAGCTCTGGTCACACAGATTAAAAAATGGAGGACAACCTCGACCTGTGCCATGGGAGGAGAGAAGTGTCTCTACAAG TCTGCATCTGTGCACTTCATATCAGCCAAACACACAACGCCAGTCAAAAGATATGTTGATGACATCAACTTCAGACTCGTCTCCTATGGATTCTTTACACATTGCCATGTATCT GCCATGTCAGTGTCAGAGACCTGGTATGCTGTCACAGATCACGGCACCAACTATTGTAACCTCTACAACTTAATGGAAG GCAGTGGTCTTACTGAAGCTCCAGGATATAAAGAGATCACCAGTGACTTCCTGTGCACTCAACGCTCATCTGCTAACTGTACCGTCTACTAG